ACCAACCTCCTTATGAAATTTACATAAAGGAAAAGGCTATCCTCAACAATTCTAACAAACGAGCTTTTGAAGCCTTGGGAGTCGATCTTGCAAAGGATACCTCAAAACGAAAGGGTGGGGACAAGACAGAGGAAGCTAAGCTTTGGATGTGTAAGAACTTTTTTGATATCCGGACTTTTGGTGCTGTCATGACCACAAAAATCAATTGCGGTCAAGTTAGAGGACCAGTCCAATTCACATTTGCCCGTTCGATTGACCCTGTCATCGCGGCCGAACATAGTATCACAAGGATGGCTGTAACTACAGAAGAAGAAGCTGAAAAACAATCCGGAGATAACAGAACTATGGGAAGAAAATACACGATTCCCTATGGTCTCTACCAAATTCACGGTTTTATTTCTCCTCATTTAGCTCGTCAGACAGGATTTGATACTGATGATTTAGAGCTTCTTTGGGATTCATTGTTAAATATGTTTGACTATGACAGGTCAGCTGCAAGGGGGTTCATGAGTACACAGCGGTTAATTATATTTGAGCATTCCTCACTACTAGGTGACAAGCCGGCACAAGATTTGTTTGCAAGGGTTTCTGTTGAGCGAAAAACAGATCAGGACAAGCCAGCAAGAAGTTTTTCTGATTATAAGGTTACCTTGGATGGGCAATTATTGGATAATAAGAAGAACATAATCCCCGTGTAAAAATTGTTAGTAAATAGAGCCAAACCTAAGGAATCTACCCAAGGGTTTGACTCTATTTTTGTCAGAATGATAAGGAGTGGATTGTGTTTGATGAAAGGGACCTCCTTCCAATATCTTCTATACAGCATCTACTTTACTGCGAAAGACAATTTGCCTTGATTCATTTGGAAGGCCTTTGGGATGAAAATAGATTCACAGTAGAAGGGGATATTCTTCATGAACGGGTTGATATGATTCACCATGAATCAAGGAAACTGTTTTATCAGGAGTACAGTCTTAATATCAGATCCATGGAAATTGGTTTGGTTGGTATTTGTGATCTTGTTGAAGTTTTATACACGCCCAATAGAGAAATTGAAACTATCTGTCCGGTTGAGTTCAAAAGGGGAAGCGCAAAACAGACTGATGTCGATTTGGTCCAACTTTGTGCCCAGGCAATATGTCTTGAGGAAATATTTGCAATAAAGATTCCAAAAGGACAGATATTTTACCTACAAGACCATAGGCGAGTTGATGTGCTTTTTGATAATTGTTTAATTACTAAAACAAAAGGATTGGTTAGGCGTGCTCAAGAATTGTTAAAGGGTTCGTTTACACCTTTGCCTGTTTATCATCCAAAATTATGTGATGCTTGTTCTCTGAAGGAGATTTGCTGTCCAAAAATCATAAGCTCGAGGCAACTTGCTGTTTCTGACTATGTTAAATCTCAAATTTCCTTTAATCGAATGGAGTATATAACTGAAGGATTGAGCAATGATTAAATTATTGAATACTCTTTATGTCAGTTCTCAAGGGTCTTATCTCCGGAAGGAAGGTGAAACTGTAGTTGTTGAGTTGGCTA
The sequence above is a segment of the Sphaerochaeta pleomorpha str. Grapes genome. Coding sequences within it:
- the cas4 gene encoding CRISPR-associated protein Cas4, with product MFDERDLLPISSIQHLLYCERQFALIHLEGLWDENRFTVEGDILHERVDMIHHESRKLFYQEYSLNIRSMEIGLVGICDLVEVLYTPNREIETICPVEFKRGSAKQTDVDLVQLCAQAICLEEIFAIKIPKGQIFYLQDHRRVDVLFDNCLITKTKGLVRRAQELLKGSFTPLPVYHPKLCDACSLKEICCPKIISSRQLAVSDYVKSQISFNRMEYITEGLSND
- the cas7c gene encoding type I-C CRISPR-associated protein Cas7/Csd2, translated to MELQKRYDFILLFDVRDGNPNGDPDAGNLPRIDPETGNGLVTDVCIKRKIRNYVDIVKGNQPPYEIYIKEKAILNNSNKRAFEALGVDLAKDTSKRKGGDKTEEAKLWMCKNFFDIRTFGAVMTTKINCGQVRGPVQFTFARSIDPVIAAEHSITRMAVTTEEEAEKQSGDNRTMGRKYTIPYGLYQIHGFISPHLARQTGFDTDDLELLWDSLLNMFDYDRSAARGFMSTQRLIIFEHSSLLGDKPAQDLFARVSVERKTDQDKPARSFSDYKVTLDGQLLDNKKNIIPV